One genomic segment of Coffea arabica cultivar ET-39 chromosome 6e, Coffea Arabica ET-39 HiFi, whole genome shotgun sequence includes these proteins:
- the LOC140009207 gene encoding uncharacterized protein: MARTKKGVVKSPLPNRRGEASTSRPPHMKRKASRRLVLEDEPSSEEETQQQEEQEAQGEQEEEVPYDKSRFTSAENEAWYNARMGVKVLVEKDVTPDVEEIYYLKASFAKLGWKNFFNIPNFYYEELVREFYANIEDKKVFHYDTEVITSTVRGRKVRVHRGNLERYLHVSDVGNKVDLKKAFKPNDLDSWNMLEALVRLGVECRATRKTGQYSVLTSSFPKSQHLLIYLFASNIIPRASGTNEARTSDIYFLDKMEHRLDNIQGIPLGSIIINHMWIVVRSNDIKHAFPYPRFLTFEFQRAGVDFSNSIPTGLKKNDVFTLDFCRFILKSKDVGGLSIQGGAQGDIRHEEEAEIERIEEGQGVETTTPPFSTEPSSSRRPSSPQDTRSFLKKIMDKLLCVEAGVKKSHQENKRNSERFRRIETNLGIEAPPTPPSSPDQATT; encoded by the coding sequence ATGGCTCGCACTAAGAAAGGTGTGGTAAAATCTCCACTGCCCAATAGGAGAGGAGAAGCTTCGACGTCTAGACCACCGCacatgaaaagaaaagcaagtagACGTCTTGTGCTTGAGGATGAGCCATCATCCGAAGAGGAGACTCAAcaacaagaggaacaagaggcaCAAGGGGAACAAGAGGAGGAAGTCCCTTATGATAAGTCGCGCTTCACCTCCGCCGAAAATGAAGCTTGGTACAACGCTAGGATGGGAGTTAAGGTATTGGTGGAGAAAGATGTCACTCCGGATGTTGAGGAGATCTACTATCTCAAGGCTTCCTTTGCCAAATTGGGATGGAAAAACTTCTTTAACATCCCAAACTTCTATTATGAGGAGCTTGTCCGAGAATTCTACGCGAATATCGAGGACAAGAAGGTTTTTCACTACGACACGGAGGTGATTACCAGTACAGTGCGAGGGAGAAAAGTTCGAGTCCATAGAGGTAATTTGGAGCGCTATCTTCATGTTTCGGATGTGGGGAATAAGGTAGATTTGAAGAAAGCTTTCAAACCCAATGATTTGGACTCTTGGAACATGCTAGAGGCACTTGTACGCTTGGGGGTTGAGTGCAGGGCTACTCGGAAGACCGGGCAATATTCAGTATTGACTTCATCATTTCCGAAATCGCAACATCTTCTAATTTACCTGTTTGCCTCCAACATTATTCCAAGGGCAAGTGGAACCAATGAAGCGCGCACAAGTGACATCTATTTCTTGGATAAAATGGAGCATAGACTAGACAACATCCAAGGCATTCCATTGGGAAGCATTATCATTAACCACATGTGGATTGTGGTTCGCAGTAATGACATCAAACATGCTTTCCCATATCCTCGGTTCTTGACCTTCGAGTTTCAAAGGGCTGGAGTGGATTTTTCTAATTCTATACCTACAGGTCTCAAAAAGAATGACGTCTTTACACTAGATTTTTGCAGGTTTATTTTGAAGAGTAAAGATGTAGGTGGTCTTTCGATTCAAggaggtgctcaaggagacatTAGACACGAGGAGGAAGCTGAAATTGAACGAATTGAAGAAGGTCAAGGAGTTGAGACAACTACCCCACCGTTCTCAACTGAGCCATCTTCCTCACGTCGTCCATCTTCACCTCAAGACACTCGGTCGTTTCTGAAGAAGATAATGGATAAGCTGCTTTGCGTCGAAGCTGGGGTGAAGAAAAGTCACCAAGAGAACAAACGGAACTCCGAGCGTTTTCGTCGCATTGAGACCAATCTGGGTATAGAAGCTCCTCCAACTCCACCCTCTTCACCTGACCAAGCGACTACTTGA
- the LOC140009973 gene encoding secreted RxLR effector protein 78-like produces MAKAYDRVSWNFLMQVMRKFGFGERWIDMIWRLVSSVWFSVIINGTPKGFFTSSKDLHQGDPISPVLFILRAEVLSRSLNALLADRRFVPFKVPRSCPNISPLAYADDVMIFTSGLKRSLKMVLCAVEAYCNVSGQ; encoded by the coding sequence ATGGCAAAGGCCTACGATAGGGTGTCCTGGAATTTTTTGATGCAAGTGATGCGTAAGTTTGGTTTCGGGGAGAGGTGGATTGACATGATATGGCGGTTAGTGTCTAGTGTGTGGTTCTCAGTGATTATTAACGGGACACCGAAGGGGTTCTTTACATCTTCCAAGGATCTGCACCAAGGGGACCCCATATCACCAGTCTTGTTTATCTTGAGGGCGGAGGTCTTATCCCGGTCACTAAATGCACTACTGGCAGATAGGAGATTTGTCCCGTTCAAGGTTCCCAGAAGCTGCCCTAACATTTCTCCTCTCGCATACGCGGATGATGTGATGATTTTTACTAGTGGGTTGAAAAGGTCCTTAAAGATGGTCTTGTGCGCTGTGGAAGCCTACTGCAATGTGTCGGGGCAGTAG